The sequence below is a genomic window from Camelina sativa cultivar DH55 unplaced genomic scaffold, Cs unpScaffold19081, whole genome shotgun sequence.
GCCGTGAACTTCTTGAGCTCATTTAAGTGACTTCTCAACTTCTTTTGACTCTCCATTATCTCTGCTTTACTCGCTTTAGCTCCAAACAAGCTTGCACACTCGTACAAAGCGTGGAAGCTTCTAGAGAGCTCAAGTTTAGCTATGTTAGCGGCTCTCGTGGGCTGAAAGATAAGCTCCACCATGATGGCACAAGACAAACCAATAAACGTCTCGATGATTCTCTCGATCGCGAACTCGCTTGGTG
It includes:
- the LOC109132080 gene encoding uncharacterized protein LOC109132080; protein product: IGAVLILGRKNFGPPSEFAIERIIETFIGLSCAIMVELIFQPTRAANIAKLELSRSFHALYECASLFGAKASKAEIMESQKKLRSHLNELKKF